The sequence ATACCATGAGAAATTAGGGATGATATATCACGTAAAATTATGGTTTAATGACGGGCTTTCAGATTTGAGAAAAATGGACTTTTTGTAAGTAAACAAGGGATGATGTTGGATTAATAACCTCATCCTACCTTTATCAAGCCAAGTAAACGCAACCTAAAAGAATTGATATTGCTAATTTAAAAAATAGACATATATATGTATCCTGCTTACCTCATCACAGATTGATTCTGTAGGAGAAAGACATTAGACGAGCCGTGTCAGTGTCTGAGCCAGTGCCTACTGCAAaagcaaattaaaattaatacttATTATTACCAAACCCTTAAGGGTGCGTTTGGTATCTGAGATGAGATAACTGAAGGATTGATAATTTGGTGGATAATAAATGGATAATTTAAATATGAGATTAATAGCGTGTTGTTTGTTATAAATGATTAgtattgaaaaataatatttatctcatGTTTGGTTCTCATGATAAATGGGTGGACAAATAATCGAAAATATTTATTGACCAAAACACCCTCCACTTATTTATTAAAACAATTCACACGCGTATGTGGCTCATTAATTCCCTCGTACACTACCTCATCTTCATTTCCACTTCATATGAACAAAGCTCCTGCGATTCACGGATGAAATGAGTTTTTGACATTCTTCTATGCACGGTAATCTCTTCATTTTTCCATACATTGGCTGGAAAAATTATGATTTCATAGTGTATTCTGCTACAATCAATCGGAAATGATGTTCCCACGGTATTTATTTTTCTCTCGAGTCTAGTAGAATCAGTCCTATATATATGTAATCCATGgcaaataatttaatatatctaCCTCAGTTTATGTTAATTAAAGGTGGACATGCGATCCAGATGAATTACTAAGGTATATTCGGTTGCCTTCACAACTTTGATGACCTAATTCCCAATAAATGTATTTGAGTTAATTTTCAGAAATTCCCAAATTTCCTTATGATGTGATAATGTGTCGTCAATTGACTTCATTATTGATCGTCTATATTATAGTTCTTGTAGtaaattaaatctaatatgTCTGTGCCCCCATTTAACGGCTCCCTTCATCAAACTTTTGAGCATAATTATTACTGTTGGTGATAAACAAAAAAGGAATATAGGCAACTCTAGTGATTCTGTACATAACCAaaacaatgatttgaaaatttATGGTTTGTTCGTACATTGAAACGAATATTTTGGATGCAGGATTGTTGACAAAGGTTTGTAAATCTTCTGTCTTCCAGATAAAAATAAACTCTAGTGCAGCGGTTATTTGAAATGGTATCGTTCTCAACATCCATTTGCTTGTAATGTTCTTAGAAAGTTAGCTTTTATATGTTTGGTAAATTGGATAATTTCCTTACTAACTTCACAGGGAAAATCATATGTTGTGTTTAAAGGACGGAACCCTGGAATATATAGTACATGGGAGGAGACAGACGCACAAGTGACCGGATTTAGGCTCGCGGAGCACAAGTCTTATCATACTAGAGAAGATGTTGTTAAGGCTTATACTAAGTACATGGAGAAGAACCACTCAACACAAGCATCCCCATGTGCACCGAAAAAGAAGGTATCATTTCCAATAACCATCTGCGTGCATTTTACACTACGCTATGACTTTATTGCCTAATTTTTTTTACCATCTTGACAAGGCAAGACATATGTTGTTTACAAGGGATTGAACCCCGGAATCTATGATACTTGGGAGGAGACTGATGCACAAGTGACCGGATTTAGGTGCGCGGTGCATAAGTCTTATCAGACTAGAGATGAAGCTGTAAAGGCTTATACCACGTACATGGAGAAGAGCCACTTAACACAAGAATCCCCATGTGCACCGACAAAAAAAGTATCAGATATAATACCCATATGCGTGCAATTTTGCCTGCGCTATGActttgttattaatttttttactcACTTGACAGGGCAAGACATATGCTGTTTTTAAGGGATTGAACCCTGGAATCTATAATACTTAGGAGGAGGCAGCCTTACAAGTTACCGGATTTAAAGGCGTAGTGCACAAGTCCTATCATATTAGAGATGAAGCATATAAATCTTATACAAAGTACATGGAGAAGAATCACCCCACAGAAGCCCCTTGTGCACCCAACAATGAGAGATCTAGTTCAAGGGCAAGCTCAAGTTCAGTTGAAATTAATGAGTCTATCAATTTGAGCCAACTTATAGAAGCCAGTTACAGTTGGCACACGAGCAACAACAACATTCATTAAGGGTTGCAAAGATATACGAGGGAATCGAGAAAAAGTTGCGATCATTTAGTTTGAAAGATGATGCTAAATTGATCGGGATCACATATCGTGGCTATGTGGATTTCAGAGAATGTACTTTTTGGATTTCGATTTCTGGAAACAGTTCTTGTGTATTTTCATTTTGGAAAGTTTGTATGGCCAACATAATTTAACAAATTTGGTACCGTTTGTAAATGAATTGTGTcaatgttttgttttgtatcaAACTGAGTTTCTGATGTTTAATTTCCAGTAACCGTGTTATCTATTGATTTACATTTTCAAATCTGTAGCTGTAGTTTAGAAAGAAGAAGCATTTAAGGCTTTTAATATTGCATTCAACCACAATCTGCAGGCGTAAGACACAACTGTGTGAATGATTTCTTGTGCAGATCATGATTCAGAACTTAATTTGACAACTTCTGAGATTTTTCATAACACCATATTTCTTTGATTGACTATGGAAGTGATGCACAACCACCTACCTGTGTGGATAAATATGTAATCAATGATAGTGTTAAGTTATTTGTTTCCACAACTCTTTTACGTATTGGTAGTTTGCTTCATTAAATAATGTTCCCATTTGTAATATAGAGAGATATATATTTACGTATGTCTTCAACTTCATTGTTCCTCACGAAAATGGCTGACTCTCCAATCTCATCTTCCTCCAAACCAGCTGCATCCGACGACATAGATGAGTTCCCTACTGAAATTATTCTTCTATCCAGTGACTCAGAAGATGAAAATGTTGACATTGTCCACCTACTCTCCGACGATGAGGACGATGATGCACCACCAACTGCTGACAATACTAGTACTCCAGTAGAAGATGTGTTCGATGTTGTCAATGGCAGCAAGGAAACAAATCCAAATCTATCAGCTGCTCCATGCACGATTTCTGGAGGAGAAAAACCAGATGCTAACGAAGCTATTACCAATAACACCGATGCTACTATTTTGATCAGTAATGATACCACAAGTGACTCCTACTACCCACACAGCTCTCAGTCGTCGAACTCACTCTCTTAAGTTGAGTTAATGGCTTATGGTGTCCCATAATCGTCAGTATGGTTTGGTGTTTGTGCCTCCTCTTTTGTACCATTTTCAATGGTTTTTCATCACGATTACAACGTCTAAGTTATTATCCGTTGTAACTAAGTATATCCTACTGTTTTGGGCATAACAATGCACTAGTGGCTACGAAAATATGTAAATGTCGGTGTCCGAATTATCGGTAGGGAAATCGCCAAACTATCTTGTATTTATTGTGTAATATGTATGTCAAATATGTTTGTGCTATGAAGAAAACATATTTTTCATGCTTCCTCGATTGATGTACCAGACATTTTTTGGCAACATAATTTCATGTTTTTGCTgcgacaaaaatatatttaacaacACTTTGTGTGTATGCAAGCTCAGTGGCACCGATGTGTCAAAAAAATGCCTCGCTTATGACGTTCACCCCAAATGTCGAGAACCGAGTGAATATAGCAGGGCCAGCCACAACCCACATTTTTTTGCTTTCAATCCAGATCTTCTGTTTAAGATTGACATCCTCATTCCCATTATTTTTGGCTTCTACCTTTTTAAACATTGTCTCACTACTAGTGCTTTCCATTAACTGTCCTTAGAGTTTACAAATTTGTGATTTCCTTGAGGATTATGGTTTTCGATAACATAGTAGACTTTATATAATCAGATTCTTCATTTGAATATACATGGAAGCACATATTTAACAACACTTTGTCTTCTCCTATCATTCAAGCAATGAGTATTAAAAGTGGCAGAAGCGATATGAAATTGATCATAAAACACAGCCAAAATGTTAAAGCGATTTCAAGAATCCAAAGAACACATATAACAAACTatgatttactttcaaaaaTGGCATCCACTCAACACAATAGTCAAAAATATATATCCAAAAACAGAATTCGTACACAACCTCATGTAATTCAGTACGTTAATGGCAACATTCATTACACCATAAAATCCAACCAAAACGTAGGTTCATTTACCACCAACATACAAGTTTCGATTTGACTACGGCAAAATATGACACCACACACGACAAAACTACATTAGTCGAGAAAAGAACTCGACAATTGGGTGGTTATACCTTCAAAAACAGTTTGGATGTTGATAATGGCCAAAATCAGATTGGGGACATATCCCTTACTAATAATTCAACAGCTTATTCACAAACGATATTCTTCCTTTCTCAGAAAGGCGTTTGAAGAGGGCCAAATCATTGTGGTTGTTGAATAACAACTTCGCAGCTTCAATCTTCTGGTCATCTGTGAATTCAACCATCCCTCTAATGCCTCAAACACCTTGTCTTGGGTAATTGAAATTTTCTCCACATCAACGAGTTCCTTCACCAACACCCCTAACGTATCTTTTTTGATATGAGCAATGTTGTTTAGTGCATTGAATACTGAGTCATCAACATCAACTGCCTGCTTTC comes from Henckelia pumila isolate YLH828 chromosome 4, ASM3356847v2, whole genome shotgun sequence and encodes:
- the LOC140866842 gene encoding uncharacterized protein isoform X2, encoding MGKSYVVFKGRNPGIYSTWEETDAQVTGFRLAEHKSYHTREDVVKAYTKYMEKNHSTQASPCAPKKKGKTYVVYKGLNPGIYDTWEETDAQVTGFSDSEDENVDIVHLLSDDEDDDAPPTADNTSTPVEDVFDVVNGSKETNPNLSAAPCTISGGEKPDANEAITNNTDATILISNDTTSDSYYPHSSQSSNSLS
- the LOC140866842 gene encoding uncharacterized protein isoform X1, giving the protein MGKSYVVFKGRNPGIYSTWEETDAQVTGFRLAEHKSYHTREDVVKAYTKYMEKNHSTQASPCAPKKKGKTYVVYKGLNPGIYDTWEETDAQVTGFRCAVHKAFNIAFNHNLQADSEDENVDIVHLLSDDEDDDAPPTADNTSTPVEDVFDVVNGSKETNPNLSAAPCTISGGEKPDANEAITNNTDATILISNDTTSDSYYPHSSQSSNSLS
- the LOC140866842 gene encoding uncharacterized protein isoform X3; the encoded protein is MEKNHSTQASPCAPKKKGKTYVVYKGLNPGIYDTWEETDAQVTGFRCAVHKAFNIAFNHNLQADSEDENVDIVHLLSDDEDDDAPPTADNTSTPVEDVFDVVNGSKETNPNLSAAPCTISGGEKPDANEAITNNTDATILISNDTTSDSYYPHSSQSSNSLS